The DNA window TTCCAAGCCTGACTGGGATGACTCTACCAAGAAGGACCTCCAGAGCATCAGTTCCCGCATCCATCAGATCCAGCTTACTCACAACAAGCAGGGTTCGACGACCTGatagacacataaacacagcatgaTAGCCACACAGCTAACCTCCCAGATAATTATTACAGGCACATTCTCATTGATCCAGCTTTTCATTAGAGTGCACCATAACTGTTAACTACCAGGATGTTGTTGAAAGTACAAACTGAAAGGTTCAATAGCCTGAAATGTGTTTAgtgtaatgtgtttttcctgtacatttgatcatttaaaatgcatttctacTTGAAGCACATTATGCAATGAGTACCGATGGAGAGGAAAGATAAttaaaagaggagaagaagcgCCTGTGCACAAAATGTCCTACCATCTGGATCAACCTCACGTGCCAATTTCAGAGCATCTGAGGTGGCCAAGTCAGAGTTGGCAGGGGACACTGCGAGGATGAGGGAGTTTGGATTGGAGATAAAGGACAAGATCATCGCTTGCACTTGGGCCTCAATGTCCTCTGGCTGGTCCCCGACGGGAACCTGGAGCAACAACAATGAGCAGGCAAAATTAGCGAGTGagtacagcacagagacagcgGTGCTCTGAATCTGTGATGATAACACAAATGCAATCAGCATTAATCATGATCTTCTGTTGCTATGGTTGCCCGCATGAAACTAAATCAACACTGCTGTGAAGTGGCTGACTTTACCTTTGTAATTCCAGGTAAATCAACCAGGGTCAGGTTAAGAACTTTGGGGGAGAAAATCTTCAAATATATGGGCTCAGGACTGATTCCCTGAAGAAtatgaaaagaggaaagaaatcaCGAATGCTGTGTACAAAGCTAAATTTATCACTAATTGCGCACTTATAATTGAAAGCCTGCTTCTCACCTTGTTGCCGCCTGAGGTGCGTTCAGTCTCAGCTTCTATCTCATGACAAATTTCCTGAAAATCTGTGaagatctttaaaaaaaaggtgagAGGATGACACATTAAGCAAACACATCATAAAACAGAACATAAGCAGCAAGACCATCATTAAACTCTGTTAAGTTTTACCTGGTTCTTGCAGTGTAGAAATGTGCCCCATTCTTCAGCTTTGACACctgaaaagatgtaaaattTGAGTTTAGCTGATTTCACAGGGATATCTCCAATACGAAGAATGCTGTAAAATTAGGTTTTGGGGGGAAATAACAAAAACTATGACAAACAGACATATCATGCTTGGCAGATGAAGATTAcaatgaacaaaatgttttaaaaagtgggGGGAAAAGGAATGACAAAGCTAAATGAAAGCACAACAACGTGGGCCAAATATGCAGAGACCTGGGTAGCTGTTTTGAGCATTTTGTTTAACCCCATTTCCTGAAAAAgtagtgaagaagaagaggaagagagactgTATGttagaaaagacagaacatgtTTCGAGCAGGAGTAGCTGACAGTTCAAACAGTGAGTGAAGGTGCTGTGTCTAAACACACATCAAGTACTGCAACAAGACTGCATGCCTAGACAGAAACAACATAGCCGCTGCTCCACTTCTATCTGTGTATTGTAACTTCTGTAACTTGCTGTAGTCTTGGTGATTACAAGTATGTTTAAACACCATAATACCATTCTCAGTCTTCAGTCTCTCCTGTAGAGGGGAAACATTAACAAGCTGCAACACCAGGGGTCGTCTTGTGACTATTCCTGATCCTCGAGGCAAGAAATCCCGTCCAACCAGGCTCTCCAACACGGAGCTCTTTCCACTGCTCTGTTAGGACACGTGATGAGGACAATTCAGCATTATTTCTAACATAACGTGGAGGTCTTACAGTTTTAGTAAAGATAATAAATTAACTATATATTAAgatgtcattgtgtttttttctggcTGACCTGAGATCCAACCACAACTATCTGCGGCAACTGAATGATTTCGGCGCCCACTGTAAGAAACACCTCCTGCAGCCGGTTGATGGTGGGAATCAGAGTTTCCATCCTGCCTGTCACCTGGGCACACTTACACTAAAAGGGTATAACAATATCAAACATacaggcagagaggaaaaatcGGGTTAGTGAGGCTAATCATATAAACCAGCAATGCAgttaattttacacatttaacgCTTGAAAACACGCCGTTTCTAAAAACGGAAGGCTGTGCTAAATGATCATGACAGTAGTCACTAACATAAAATGAAGCAAGCTACAGTTCCTCCTAGGATAACATTACTGCTGGACCAGGAGGATAAGTGGTCCTGATGAGAGGACGCGTTACGTTAACGCCCAAGCATCGATAAGACGGTGCCGAATCTTAGGGTTTTAAGTAAAAAACTACATATCAGTTATCAATGAGATGTTGGCGTGATGAAAAAGCTACATGGCAACAAATGATGTAGAGAGCACAACCCTGCAAGGCTCAATTATCGGCTAATGTTAGCTGGCTAAAGCTAGTTGCTAAAAGCAGGAAGTGAAAAATATTAGCTAGCTTTGTGCTAACGCGCGCTAAGCAGCCGGAAGAAGCAATGTCGACCTTACCGAcgtttaataaaaaatgtcctTTCTTGTATAGAACACAGGGAGCGTCAGAAACATCGCATTTTCCTCAAATTATTATCCAAAATTAGCAATGAAATAGACGACCGTCAGTTTACCTCATAGGCGGAACACACACTGCTATCCACCTGATTGGCCAGAAAATAATGATCACGAGGATTCCCGCCACCCGATTGGTCAACATGGAACAGAAGCACCGCCCCATCTTGTGAAGACATCCGTCCTTCTTGTGTCTAATCACTTTCATGCTATAAACTgggtttgtctttatttttctttttttttttttgacagtttttacCAGTCAAAATTTTAGTAACCAACATGGAAAGAagctaattgtttttttttctgtgctttaatgtctgtgtgtatatataaacataatattTACAAAACAGTGACCAACAGTTAGTTGTGGGAGAAAACATGTATTACCACAGGAGGTTAACAGAAAACACCCGGTCGTCATCCAAAACAGACATTACTAATAAATACCCTCCAGTAGAAGTCAGTGTCCCCTGGGAGTTGTAGCAGCCAGATATAATGTGAAACCAACAGCATAAATGGATCCTTTGTATTCAAATATGGTGTGATCAGGTCTTGTGCCATTACTgcaacatcaacaaccaggGCCAGTTCAGAGTGGGCAGTGTTCTTATCCAAGTCCTTTAGTTGTGGATAAGAAAGCCCTATTGCTGATATAAACAACAGTCAATGGTTCCATGTACACACCAGGGGGTCTCTGCAACAAAACTGATACTGTATTTTCCATGCTTcacactttaaacactgtatgcATCTTCTGGCAGCGAGTGTCGCTTGAAAGACATTCACAAAAGCAGCTTCCACCTAGGTAGTATTAGTCCATGTATGAGGTGTCCATGCCCTCTCCGTCTGGGTGAAGCAGTCTTCCTGCTAAACGCTCAATGTCGTCAAGACTAAGCTGTCGAAGTGAACGTTCATAGTccttgaggaaaaaaagaaataaacaaaaaaaaaaaacagcatgttaaaaatgtagtgtaaaatgtaatataaaaatattgtgCCCTTCTTAACATGTTCAATCTCCTGTTGCTAACATTATGCTATTCCGCACTTGTAAATGTCTAGATCTCAAAACGGACAAGCAATAATAATTTTGATCCTGTTTAAATGCCTAGGTGCAACCATGACATATTAAATGAATACCTTAATAAGCTGCTCATGGACCTTTGCTGCATCTGCTGGACTAAAGTGTCTAGCAAGTATAGTGGACACCATCTGCCACACACCACTATgcgtgctgcagctgctgctgctggctgctgtcCCCGAAGCCCCAGTCCTCTCTCCCGCTGGACGGATTACGAGATTCAATTTAGCCTCATGTCCAATGGAGTAATCACTGAGCCTGTGTTCATCTGAGGAAAGCAATGTATAAATCAATCATcagatatttaaacatttcaaataaaaaatgaattgatGGATCCTGCAGTTACACAAAAAACCCTTAACAGATCTACCTGCAAGTGCCTTTCCTTTATAGAGCAACCGCTGCTGGTTTGCTGGTATGTTGAGACGTTCCGATACAAGTTGCTTCACTGTGGAGACCTTTTCATCTTCAGTCACCTGAAAGATCAACATGTAGTGTAATGTAGTCAAACTACATGATCAAAATGCATGGGTCTCTGCAATTTGGAAAGAGAAGTTCACAATTTCTCATTTTGCATGAAAGAAAACTAACAATTAATGAGAAATTTGCACACGACATATGCACATTTACCTTAGCAAATTACATCTTTACTGAGTGAGCTCTCACTGATCTGTTGGGTTTAAGTCTGGATTTTGGTCActcaaaaacaaagacattcaaGAGACTTGTCACTCTGATGCAGGTCTTCTTCATGGAATTGAGTTTTGTTGCAATTATCCCCCTGGCCTGCCAGCGCAAATAGTGGGATGTGGTATACACGCGCATGTGCCTTTCTAAACTAACTCTAATCAATTGAGATTTTCACAATTGTCAAGTTCTAAACACAACTAAAGGTTAAGtaaagcaaacaggatgcaccacACCACAATCAGGTCAAAAAAATCTAACACTGAATTCTGGCTTATTGTGTGCATTTCACAGTAGCTTGCCCATCTCAAGCTGTCAAGCACAATCATGTGACAATTCCTTGTTTGGGCAAGGAAAGAGGCCTTTGACGTTCCACATCctcatttttgcttttgctaaaataacaactttaaaATCGAGATACGGGGCCAGCAAggttttgtgttgctttgtttgcaAAGGTCATCTGTCCTTGACTGTTCCCAGGAATCTTGACTGTGTTAGTATGTGACAGACACCACAATTTAAAGTGCCATCAtaaagggtctgaatacttttgtaaatgtcagattttactttttatacgTTTGCAAAATTTcctagaaacatgttttttttttttcattttcattatagGATAATTAATGTACAAGCAAAGCAATTTATCAAACTCAACTGAAATCTGTAGCACAATACAATATGCAAATATAACGTAGAGGTCTTACAATTTGTGCCTCATACTGtgtctacaaagacacaaactgagGCTAGTAATAGCCTATAACGAGAATAGGACAAGCAACGTTGGCACCTGCTGTACTAACCTAGCCAAAACCTTTTTCTCCAAAAGCTGATTTACTGCCATGTTAGCCTAGTGACTTTCCTTCGCCTCTACCATCCAGCAAAGACTTACAGATCTCACACTCAAGCTGTAGGTCTGAAAATGTTCACACAAATCAGAGAAAAGTGCGAGAGAACAGTGTCCTTCTCAAGGATGTTGCTGGCCGACTAGCTGCAGTAACGCCAATTCATAACTGGGTACAAGCGCCCCACTTTAAGTTGAATAAACCAAATCATTTTTAGACTCGAGCATCATATTATAAGCttgtttcattcacattttgCTCCACATGTAACAGGACCCCTGCTGTCGGTTAATAAGCTGACGTTAACCTGCTTTTTCAAGTCTAATTAATGTTACGAATTAGGCTATCGCCAGCTAGCTAACTAGCAATTAGCAGTTAGCTAGCTCGACAGTACTTTACTTACCTGTACACTACATTCTTTTCCTTGAAGGGGTTTCACCGTAAGAATCATTTTCGATGATACCTCGAACAGAATTCAACGACACAATAAAACGTGGACAGATTAAACTACAAATATCGCCAAGTAGCGTTACTTTGCTAAGTTAGGATAGCCGCAGGAGTCCTTCGCTTGTCATCTTCTTCTCCGGTACCGTCAGCTGCTCTGTGACACTAGCGCCGCTTAGTGACTGGAGTGCAGCACGGCCACTACCTTAAtacaaattataaataacaataataataaaagaaaaaaactatttaatataattaaatcaaataaactcaaatataattttattgaattttgtaaaataaaataaaataaaataaagtacattaacttcctttaaattaaatattaaattacaaagGTTTCTTGTGCACACCAGAAACTTTTCTGTGGGCATGAGATTATTTCTGGCGCTCACTAGAACGTAGGGTTGG is part of the Anabas testudineus chromosome 9, fAnaTes1.2, whole genome shotgun sequence genome and encodes:
- the ubl4a gene encoding ubiquitin-like protein 4A produces the protein MILTVKPLQGKECSVQVTEDEKVSTVKQLVSERLNIPANQQRLLYKGKALADEHRLSDYSIGHEAKLNLVIRPAGERTGASGTAASSSSCSTHSGVWQMVSTILARHFSPADAAKVHEQLIKDYERSLRQLSLDDIERLAGRLLHPDGEGMDTSYMD